The Salvelinus fontinalis isolate EN_2023a chromosome 9, ASM2944872v1, whole genome shotgun sequence genome has a window encoding:
- the LOC129862187 gene encoding PHD and RING finger domain-containing protein 1-like: protein MDEEDNQDELINRNASHRKEKRPAVWSISDEDSDEGGEESEGASDSGEEEEDLDGEEDEEEEEEDDSDDGEEDDVVEGAVGGASADLAGLSSDEDTEKCPICLNSFHSQPVATPESCEHYFCLDCILEWSKNANSCPVDRIVFNNIYLRKCYGGKVQKMITVQKPVKEGQEEVIDLELEQTSCEVCGGSDREDCLLLCDGCDAGYHMECLTPPLDAVPVEEWFCPECQANNRHSRGSVEEQSNTESLSSARPTTSRSRLPVAGPTRAIARTQQSERVRASVNHHRITQARIAQISPSFLMPQTTWLDETINAVVAGLNTAVYIRNLTPRVPSSRRRRTVKRRKGQSKRSSSATGGKGKAAGTGVRRRRKRRVRRTKSRRKLVVKKEATSRGRIARSLGIGKPKRGSSLPSVYRPSETTLGSMRADIGAASLSVYGDPYDLDPFTSRDDDEEEQASATATSSLLEAKRRGLSRSALLSHQPVARPITAGLSRWGPSLPQLEEVAPVPDLLGSILSGQSMLLMDSSDVVINRDGSLKANKPVGLSSSMPGSSRSSSSGESVAQLHSGMSPTTAASSLCLPINGDLVAGPCLSPLTPSSPRPATYPPPILSHPHPHIPAPCRPSPSPGHSHWEGTGVLPPHGTQRAATSTPTPDSHSRGRETVPPQPQAKKVAAKPVWEAPVSVLPRIPRIKRESGGPTNGNASRGGSSGSSSSANGSGSNSFPDACVNSLGGNRGRQQTVDQQQGRTEGQRPDRAGPSSAFSSSFSSSFSSSDSPSNPARTSSPASSTVCFRINASSVWHARKLSNASAIVAAGNCLEPASADEEEAKSKREERRNKQNPLMSSHTPVKEEKEEGDIYDPFHPTGSDSEAESHAGGKPTMVHKEGPSQQVKEGPSQQVKECPSQQVKEGPSQQVKEGPSQQVKEGPSQQVKEDPSQQVKEGPSQQVKEGPSQQVKEGASQQVKEGASQQVKEGASQQVKEGASQQVKEGASQQVKEGASQQVKEGASQQVKEGASQQVKAVSLEMDEGPGEGLEVKRELENSDTAKPGHSPHNAPRSVMTGTSTPLSQSQVHLKRERNEPGGEKGQYSTTGNSREPQNQQTTPSSSSLASSHHRNRMVKTEIKSEPQASPPRSPSRSKSHSRPSGQGSKTSKGRGSSTERRSASNSPEAGRRREDKAPDQAGRKRRYERGRRGDKGGERSSRRSGSRERRRTRSPSDSSTSDISERSRRKKRRSRSPSKDRRRSRSWSGSSSRERSKRKKQKRGSRERNEGRGSEREKGRPSKDKKRDYSQSRSRSRSRSRERRKDHLRSQPSSSRSKNRVEVRSKDRKRPKSRSRSRERRKEEGSQRPPGSFSTTTFNKLEEQKEKKKVKVLPRVPLKEESETKEERKEREVKQQMLSSGLKSLSVLSVSEVKKESDSNDIRTERLASLSTKLLKESKLLKEIKKEKPAFDMLEESLDSKPIKKEKPLSTFSTVKDLQQHKNIEKEHPSTLIKEACAVSTSDIADQKDQALKDTSKTEPIWPELPQHLTSNIPVPPTQTGQSSPSFSTLSTHLVPAPPQAAESIASQQGTPSLIPPVPEALTETPPLVQPISVNPEKHEVEELSDDDMDVDMMLDSLDYVKTEPGGESGESGVKQEKEGEGEEGKTEGEPVPVTAGAKAKPSVKRVTWNLQEPEGPQPEKTGTKLALYKLKLKQEGARRPASSAQASSQEAPLKATSLTDPKVQSTKRGSVSITLPSATSSSLTTVALSKPGQGEPNEDLGEDDVSRNDKYIKKLHMQERAIEEVKLAIKPFYQKRDITKDEYKDIVRKAVQKVCHSKSGAINPVKVANLVKAYVDKYKHARKHRKVEDGGKTQEAETDRTNDPETP, encoded by the exons ATGGATGAAGAAGACAACCAGGATGAGCTGATCAACCGGAATGCCTCCCACAGAAAAGAAAAAAGGCCTGCAGTATGGTCAATCTCAG ATGAAGACAGCGATGAAGGTGGAGAGGAATCAGAGGGAGCTTCTGacagtggtgaggaggaggaagacctcgatggagaggaagatgaggaggaagaagaggaggatgacagTGATG ATGGAGAGGAGGACGATGTGGTGGAGGGTGCGGTGGGGGGAGCGTCTGCTGACTTGGCAGGTCTGAGCTCAGACGAGGACACTGAGAAATGCCCCATCTGCCTTAACTCCTTCCACAGCCAGCCCGTGGCCACGCCAGAGAGCTGCGAACACTACTTCTGCCTCGACTGCATCCTCGAGTGGTCCAAG AATGCAAACTCTTGTCCTGTGGACAGAATAGTCTTCAATAACATCTACCTGAGAAAATGTTATGGTGGGAAAGTGCAGAAAATG ATCACAGTGCAGAAACCAGTGAAGGAGGGCCAGGAGGAGGTGATCGACCTTGAGCTGGAACAGACCAGCTGCGAGGTGTGTGGAGGGAGTGACCGTGAAGACTGCCTGCTGCTCTGTGACGGCTGTGATGCTGG GTACCACATGGAGTGCCTGACCCCCCCGCTGGATGCTGTCCCTGTGGAGGAATGGTTCTGCCCAGAGTGTCAAGCCAACAACCGCCATTCAA GGGGTTCAGTGGAAGAGCAGAGCAACACGGAGAGTCTGAGCAGCGCCCGTCCCACAACCAGCCGCTCCCGCCTCCCTGTGGCAGGCCCCACCCGGGCCATTGCCCGCACCCAGCAGAGTGAGAGGGTCCGCGCCAGTGTCAACCACCACCGAATCACCCAGGCACGCATTGCACAG ATCTCCCCCAGCTTTCTGATGCCACAGACCACCTGGCTGGATGAGACTATCAACGCAGTGGTGGCTGGACTCAACACAGCTGTGTACATACGGAACCTCACACCCCGCGTTCCATCCAGTCGACGACGCAGGACAG TAAAGCGCAGGAAAGGCCAGAGTAAGAGGTCATCGTCTGCCACGGGTGGTAAGGGCAAAGCTGCAGGTAccggggtgaggaggaggaggaaacggCGAGTGAGAAGGACCAAGTCCAGAAGGAAACTG GTGGTGAAAAAGGAAGCTACGTCACGTGGTCGTATAGCCCGTAGCCTAGGGATAGGGAAGCCCAAACGGGGCTCGTCCCTTCCCTCTGTCTACCGGCCTTCAGAAACCACTCTGGGCAGTATGAGGGCTGACATAGGAGCTGCATCGCTCTCTGTCTATGGAGACCCCTACGATCTGGACCCCTTCACTAGCAG ggatgatgatgaggaggagcaaGCTTCGGCCACGGCCACGTCGTCACTGCTGGAGGCCAAGAGGCGTGGCTTGTCTCGCTCCGCACTCCTCTCGCACCAGCCTGTGGCTCGACCAATCACTGCTGGCCTCTCTAG GTGGGGCCCGAGCCTTCCCCAGTTGGAGGAGGTGGCCCCAGTGCCTGACCTGCTGGGCAGCATCCTATCAGGACAGAGCATGCTTCTGATGGACAGCTCAGATGTAGTCATTAACAGAGATGGATCCCTCAAGGCTAACAAACCAG TGGGTTTGTCGTCATCCATGCCCGGCAGCAGTAGGAGCAGCAGCTCTGGTGAATCAGTAGCCCAGCTCCACTCAGGGATGTCCCCTACCACAGCAGCCAGCTCCCTTTGTCTCCCCATTAACGGAGACCTGGTAGCAGGACCCTGCCTGTCCCCTCTCACCCCTTCATCCCCCCGCCCAGCCACTTATCCACCTCCCATCCTGAGTCACCCACACCCCCACATCCCTGCCCCCTGTAGACCCAGCCCTAGTCCTGGACACAGCCACTGGGAGGGCACCGGTGTACTACCCCCCCATGGGACCCAGAGGGCTGCCACCTCCACTCCTACCCCAGACTCTCACTCCAGAGGTAGGGAGACGGTGCCACCACAGCCCCAGGCTAAGAAGGTCGCTGCTAAACCAGTATGGGAAGCACCAGTATCGGTGCTTCCCAGGATACCAAGGATAAAACGGGAGAGCGGTGGCCCGACGAATGGCAACGCCAGCagagggggtagtagtggtagtagtagcagtgctaatggtagtggtagtaatagctTCCCTGATGCCTGTGTGAACAGCCTGGGTGGGAACAGGGGCAGGCAGCAAACTGTGGACCAGCAGCAgggcaggacagagggacagagaccagACAGAGCAGGCCCTTCCTCAGCCTTCTCCAGCTCCTTCTCCTCTTCGTTCTCCTCTTCTGATTCTCCATCTAACCCTGCCCGCACCTCTTCACCAGCATCATCCACGGTGTGCTTCCGGATCAACGCCAGCTCTGTCTGGCATGCCCGAAAGCTTAGCAACGCCTCTGCAATTGTTGCCGCTGGCAACTGTCTAGAACCAGCGTCTGCGGACGAAGAGGAGGCGAAGAGTAAAAGAGAGGAGCGCAGGAACAAACAGAATCCCCTGATGTCCTCACACACACCagtcaaagaggagaaggaagagggggaTATATATGACCCCTTCCATCCAACCGGCTCAGACAGCGAAGCAGAGAGCCATGCTGGGGGGAAACCAACCATGGTGCACAAGGAAGGTCCCAGCCAGCAGGTGAAGGAAGGTCCCAGCCAGCAGGTGAAGGAATGTCCCAGCCAGCAGGTGAAGGAAGGTCCCAGCCAGCAGGTGAAGGAAGGTCCCAGCCAGCAGGTGAAGGAAGGTCCCAGCCAGCAGGTGAAGGAAGATCCCAGCCAGCAGGTGAAGGAAGGTCCCAGCCAGCAGGTGAAGGAAGGTCCCAGCCAGCAGGTGAAGGAAGGTGCCAGCCAGCAGGTGAAGGAAGGTGCCAGCCAGCAGGTGAAGGAAGGTGCCAGCCAGCAGGTGAAGGAAGGTGCCAGCCAGCAGGTGAAGGAAGGTGCCAGCCAGCAGGTGAAGGAAGGTGCCAGCCAGCAGGTGAAGGAAGGTGCCAGCCAGCAGGTGAAGGAAGGTGCCAGCCAGCAGGTGAAAGCCGTGTCACTGGAGATGGATGAGGGCCCAGGAGAAGGTCTGGAGGTGAAGAGGGAGCTAGAGAACTCTGACACTgcaaagcctggtcacagccctcACAACGCACCCAGGTCTGTGATGACTGGCACCAGCACACCTCTGTCCCAGAGCCAGGTCCATCTGAAGAGGGAGAGGAATGAGCCAGGGGGTGAGAAAGGGCAGTACAGCACGACTGGCAACAGTagagagccccagaaccagcagACTACTCCTTCCTCATCCAGCTTAGCCTCCAGCCACCACAGAAACAGGATGGTGAAGACTGAGATAAAGTCAGAGCCCCAGGCCAGCCCCCCCAGGTCCCCATCCAGGTCTAAATCACACTCCAGGCCCTCAGGCCAGGGGAGCAAAACATCCAAAGGCAGGGGGTCTTCCACAGAGCGGCGGTCTGCCTCAAACAGCCCGGAGGCCGGCAGGAGGAGGGAAGACAAGGCCCCGGACCAGGCAGGGAGGAAGAGACGTTATgagaggggtaggagaggagacaaggggggagagaggagttcTAGGCGTTCGGGAtcaagggagaggagaaggactCGTTCCCCGTCAGACAGTTCTACCTCTGATATCTCTGAGAGGTCTCGCAGGAAGAAGAGACGGTCACGTTCTCCCTCCAAAGACAGGAGGCGCTCCAG GTCATGGTCAGGCTCCAGCAGCAGAGAGCGGTCCAAGAGGAaaaagcagaagagagggagcagggagaggaacGAGGGcagagggagtgaaagagagaagggTCGCCCGTCAAAGGACAAGAAGCGTGATTACTCGCAGTCTCGCTCGCGTTCCCGTTCCAGGtctagggagaggaggaaagaccACTTACGATCACAACCATCATCCTCCAGATCAAAGAACAGGGTTGAGGTGCGGTCGAAAGACAGGAAGAGGCCAAAGTCCAGGTCGCGgtccagagagaggaggaaagaagagGGGTCACAGAGACCACCAGGGTCTTTCTCAACCACCACCTTCAATAAGCTAGAAGAACAGAAAGAGAAGAAAAAGGTAAAAGTTCTCCCCCGTGTCCCTCTGAAAGAGGAGAGCGagactaaagaagagagaaaagagcgaGAGGTCAAACAGCAGATGCTTTCCTCAGgactcaaatctctctctgtcctctctgtctcagagGTGAAAAAGGAGAGTGACAGCAATGACATTAGAACAGAGAGACTCGCCTCTCTCTCAACAAAACTACTCAAGGAGTCTAAGCTGCTCAAAGAGATAAAAAAAGAGAAACCTGCCTTTGATATGTTGGAAGAATCACTGGATAGTAAACCAATCAAAAAAGAAAAACCTCTGTCAACATTCAGCACAGTCAAGGACTTGCAACAGCACAAGAATATCGAAAAAGAACACCCTTCCACCCTCATAAAGGAGGCGTGCGCCGTCTCCACATCAGACATAGCAGATCAAAAAGATCAGGCGTTAAAGGACACCAGCAAGACTGAGCCCATCTGGCCTGAGCTGCCTCAACACCTAACCTCCAACATCCCTGTTCCCCCCACCCAAACTGGCCAATCCAGCCCAAGCTTCTCAACACTCAGCACACACCTTgtccctgctcctcctcaggcTGCTGAGAGTATAGCCAGCCAGCAGGGGACCCCATCCCTGATTCCTCCAGTACCAGAGGCCCTCACAGAGACTCCTCCACTAGTCCAACCCATCTCAGTGAACCCAGAGAAGCACGAGGTAGAGGAGCTTTCAGACGATGACATGGACGTGGACATGATGCTGGACAGCCTGGACTATGTGAAGACGGAGCCaggaggagagagtggggagTCTGGGGTCAAAcaggagaaggaaggagagggggaggaggggaagactGAGGGAGAACCGGTGCCAGTCACGGCAGGTGCCAAGGCCAAACCCTCGGTGAAGAGGGTCACCTGGAACCTACAGGAGCCAGAGGGGCCACAGCCAGAGAAGACTGGCACTA AGCTGGCCCTCTACAAACTGAAGCTGAAACAGGAGGGAGCTCGCAGACCTGCCTCTTCCGCCCAGGCATCCAGTCAG GAGGCTCCCTTGAAGGCTACGTCACTCACTGACCCCAAGGTCCAGAGTACCAAGAGGGGCAGTGTGTCCATAACGCTCCCTAGTGCCACCTCCAGCAGCCTAACCACCGTAGCGCTGTCGAAACCTGGGCAGGGGGAACCCAACGAAGACCTGGGAGAGGATGATGTTTCTAGGAACGATAAG